In Salvelinus alpinus chromosome 22, SLU_Salpinus.1, whole genome shotgun sequence, one genomic interval encodes:
- the lyrm9 gene encoding LYR motif-containing protein 9 yields MPPLPGAELVRTPVHLYRYLLRCCKQLPTRAMQQHYQHAIRQGYNSHTDEDDPERIQLIIQRAISDADWILDKYNKK; encoded by the exons ATGCCCCCATTACCAGGCGCTGAGTTGGTTCGTACACCGGTTCATCTGTATCGTTACCTTCTTAGATGTTGCAAGCAATTGCCAACCCGTGCAATGCAGCAACATTATCAACATGCTATAAGACAG GGTTACAATAGTCACACAGACGAAGACGATCCTGAGAGGATTCAACTGATCATACAAAGAGCTATATCAGATGCAGATTGGATTCTCGATAAA TATAATAAAAAATGA